Within the Tursiops truncatus isolate mTurTru1 chromosome 19, mTurTru1.mat.Y, whole genome shotgun sequence genome, the region ACTGATCCTTAATTTCAGCCTTAGCCTGATTCTTAATTTCTAATCCTAATTGGAACCAAAATCCAGTCCTAAGAGCTTTATGTGACTTAGAGTCATCCCTGACTCCTTTTTCTCTCACTTCTCACATCCAGGCTACCAGCAAATGTTGTCAGTGCTACTTTCAAATTCTATCAGTATCCAACTATTCGTCTCAGTCTCCAGAGCCACTATCTGGTCCAGCCACATCATCTTCTACTTGGACTACTGCAGTCACCTTCTCTCTGGGCTCCTCCTGTTTATTTCACTCTCCTAGCCCCCATCCCCTACAGACTGTTTCCCACATGATGGCCAGGGGGATCCTGTTAAAACCTGAGTCAGCTCACATCCCTCTGGTCAGAACCTTCCTGTGGCTTCCTTCTCACTAGGAGTCAAAGTCTCACAGTGGCCCCCACGACCTTAAATAATACGGCCCCCTTTGTCTCCCCTCTGACCTcatttcctcccaccctccccttgctCACTCTGTCCCAGCCACTCTTGCTTCCCTGCTATCCCACACGTATTCCAGGTATTGATAcatcccaccccagggcctttgcacttgccattccctctgcctggaatgctctttccccagatatctacatgcccactcccacctctccttcaggtctttactcACATGCCAGGTTTTCCATAAAGCCTTTACATTCACCGTATTGAAAATTGCAGTGTCCCTCCCTTCCAGCACTTTCTATTTCCTGtctctgtctcatttttcttcatgACATGTATTATCATCTAGTGtactgtataatttatttatcctgCCTATTGTCAATTTCCCCCAGTAGGATGTAAGCCCCTCAGGATAGAGAAATTTGTTGTGTCTTTTGTTGCCCAAtgtctagaacaatgcctggaacatagtaggtgcttaataaatgtttttgaagtgACTGTGTACCTCCTGAGAAGGATGCAGCTTCATTTCCCCGAAGTTCTAAGATCATTGGGTAAGAAGAAGAACAGTgaagaggggagagggtggaggtCACCACAGTTTCTGGGAGAGCAGGTTGAGTTGTCAGTTACTGGCCGAATGAGGTTTGGGCTCTGTTCCCAAAACCCTGTGGCCACTTTAGCTCTGGCTGGGAACTCACCAAACTTTTTCAGTTCACATTGCCACCTGCGGGGGCTGGATGTTCCCACCTGCAGGCAGAGCAGTTGAGAAATTCCATAGCTTGGGTCGTCTTGCTGGCTTGTCCGTTGAACCGCTGAACCGAGGGGCACGCATATCTTCCCTCCCTATAGCTCCGGGCCTCCATTTCAGCTTACGATGGGATGTGGGTCAAGAGAGAGACTCCCTTAAATACTGGAGCTGGAACTGGGGAAAGAGGTGAGGGTGAGGCAGGGAAACCAGCgatgaagaaagagacagagaaagggctgAAATAAAACCGGACGGtgaaaaagaggcaaaaaaacccaacaacaaacaGAGACAAACAGAAAGACCGAATGTGAGAAACACATGCACATAGGAAGAAAGATGGACAGACAGACTGCGTGCAATAATGGGGAGTCAATGGGCTCCCTCAACCTCTTTTCCACTTAGTGTCTCTCTATTCCACTCTCCTACCGCACTTTCCTGGGACTGAAGAGGCTGGCaagctaaaaactacatttcccagaatgccATGTGGTGGGGTTCGGGACGGGGGTTTAGGTTCCACCAATCAGATGCCTCCGCGGGAAGCTTGAATTTCCAACCAAAGTAAATGGGGAGAGAGGCAGCCGCGAGGCCGAGGCCCTGCCAGTGCAGATCTCAGCGAGCTGGTACGGTTGTGGGGCCAGTGGCCGGCTTCCTGATCGCGGAGGGGAGCAGTAGCTCCTGCGTGGCCCATTCTGGATTTGGAAGTGCCCTGGAAGCTGTTTCTTCTACCAGGCTCAAGGTCCCTTAAAAAGTCCCTTTCTGCTTACACTGGCCCGAGCggattctttttgttgttgttgtttttgttggcCGCGTTGTGCAGctcgcgggatcttagctccccgaccagcaatagaacccgtgcctcctgcagtggaagcgcagagtcctaaccactggaccgccagggaagtccccagagtggATTCTTTTTGCTACTGCTGAGCAATAATAATGGGTACAGAGACGGGGGGAAAGAGATTCAGGCGCGGGCAGAAACAGGGAAAGTCAGAGAGGCACACAGAGACCTCAGCCTCCAGCAGAAACTAGGAGAGAGACAGGACTTGCAGGGATACGATGGAAACGATGGAAAGGAGGAAGATATGCTGAGTGAGACAGACACCCAGAGAAATACTGAAGGTAAACTGAAGCAGAGAGGAGCGAAAGGAGAGGCAAGGACAGGGGGCCAGAAAGTGACACAGAGACATCCCCAGAATGCTGGAGTGGGAGTGGTGGTAGAGAGGACCCTTTAGCGACTAAACTTCTCCGGAAGGCACGGCAGTTGGAGGCAGGACGATGGAAGGGATGCTGGAGAGGGAGGTCCCTGACTTGCCAGAATCCCCAAGGCCCCGCCCACTGATGGAGCACTCTTCTGACAGAATCTCTTTTCCCAAAGCCTAGACGCAGCCCCAACTTCAACAGCCCTGCCCGAGGAAGGAGTAGTGGCCCCGAATGCAGCCCCCACCTCTCTTGTCACTTGTCCCTCAGGCCTTACCGCCAAAGACCAGCCCCTTTGATGACTTGGGAAGTGGTGATGACGGTGACTTAACCACTTTTGATGTCTGAGGCAGATTCCTGAGGGGAGTGGAAGGCTGAAGAACTAAGAGGAGTGGAGGGATCAGAGAGAGGGTTTGAAGAGAGGGAGGCTTTGTGAAACAGAGAGGGGGCCTTAGAGGCAGAGAGCTGGGGagagtgaggcagagagagggggagacCCAGGGGCAGAGAGAGGCAGTGAGCTAGGCATGCCGGATTTAGGATTCCAGACAGTGGACCTGGATGACCTGGCTCCTCTGACTAGCTCTGGCTTCGTTGTGGCCATTCAGATCTCTGTTCTTCGCCctctagggttgccagataaaatacaggatgcccagtgaCACTTGAacttcgcgggcctctcactgttgtggcctctcccgtgcggagcacaggctccggacacgcaggttcagcggccatggctcacgggcccagccgctccgcagcatgtgggatcttcccagaccggggcacgaacccgtgtcccctgcatcggcaggcggactctcaaccactgcgccaccagggaagcccgcaacgACTAATATTTTAGTAGACGGATGGCCCCAATATGGCATGAGGTATACTTATGCTTAAGAAAactaatcttttttaaaatttgaaattcaaatctcACTGGACATACgcgtatttttatttgctaaatctgacaacCCTATCTCCATCTCTGTCCTGTTTCTGCCTCATTTCCGTTTCCGGTTTGTGCTTGTTTTCCCTCTCTGCCAGTCCACCTCTGCCTTCtctgttcactctttttttttttttttttttgcggtacgcgggcctctcacggctgtggcctctcccattgcggagcacaggccctggacgcgcaggctcagcggccatggctcacgggcccagccgctccgcggcacgtgggatcctcccagaccggggcacgaacccgcgtcccccgcatcggcaggcggactctcaaccactgcgccaccagggaagccctctgttcaCTCTTAATGACCTCGCCATGGCCTCTCAGAGCCACCCCTGAGACCCCCCCCATATCCCCACTCaggtcccctcctccctccatcctcctacCCCAGCCCTGTCTCTAGGGctgtctctctcctccaggcAACTCCCCCGtcttctttcttcatctctcttcTCATCGaggccccccaccccttccttcctttctccccttcccttaCCAGACGAGAAGGTCTGAAGCCTTGTGGAAGTGAGGAGTCCCCGGTTACTCACCTGCATCCTGACTTcatctcctttcctttccatctCCTGGACCAGAGAGGTCATGAGAGTTtctccaagtcacacagctgaatTGAGACCTAACTCCACCTCCTCGACTCTGATCCCCCAAACCCTTCAAAGTTCCCAGGTTCCTGATGGAAAATTCATTTACTTTTCCTGAAAATGGGCCTGGCTTGGTGATATTTCTGAACATCAGGTAATCCCAGAAGGTCACAGGCCAGGACCAGAGGTACCTGTGGCATAAGGGATGGGAGActtttgagcatctactatgtgctaagaGTTGGGGTTATGGTGCTCAGGCTGTATGCCTGAGAGCGGTGACTTGTCACGGTCGTTGCCATGTCCCCAGGCCTgagaacatagtaggtgctcaacagatgtctgttgaatgaatgaatgaatgagtgaatgaaaaaacACACCCCAAGCAGTTGAGGACTCCTCTCCAtgtcttcccttctcttcatCCCCATCGCTGTCTCTTACTTTGTCCTAGCCTCAATCTCCTttttcctcccatcccctctcttggtttctgtccttttttagaatcatttttattgttatttttcagcTAGAGGGGACGCTCCAGTGGCTACCACCATGTGCTGAGCATCTCCCCCGTGTCAGGTACTGATGGAGCGATTTGCTTTCGGAATCCTTCTGGAATATTTCAGAAGGTAAGTACAGCTTGGTCGGGCGTTTTCCAGATGTggagactgagacccagagagaggaagcGAGGTGCCCTGGTCACACCGCAACCACAGCCTCtgccccccccctccccaccccacagccgTCTCTTTTTGTCTCTCCGCCTCAAACTTCATCCTTCCTCCTGCGTGGCACATCATCGCCTGCCCAGCTGCATCTCTGACACCTCCAAGATATAAGGATGTTAGCATTAAACATTTACCACAGGGGTTGCAAACACAAATGCATCCAGGGGCCAGGCACAGGACACAAATCAGCAGTGCAGGTCAGGGAGGGACTGAGGCTGCCCTCCCTGGAGGATGGAGTGACTGCTCTGCTCCAGCCCATTATGGCTAGGTGACAATCGCCACTCAGAGAGGCCACATCTGATTTCTCCAAAGGGGCACATGTGTAGGCGAAGTCTCCCAAGGTTTAAATGCTGCTACCAAATTCACACGAAACGCTCTTCAGGCCAAACGAGGTGATATGTGCAGCAGACCTGTCTGCTGGCCAATGGTTTGCAACCTTTGAATTGTTTTCAGTCCCttgtgccaggttctgtgctgAAGAAGAATCTGCAGATTCCAGTAGAATCTCTGCTGCATGAAGGCACAGACATCTGAGTCTGTTTTGCTAATCGCCTtctctccagcacctagaacagtgccttactcgtagtaggtgctcaataattttttttaaagctaatgaTACGTTGAATTCTAGCATAAACCacagaaataacattaaaaaaaaaaagttaaatggaggctcagaggctCAAAGTCCCACGGTTACCTAGCAGCACTGGGATCTAAACTCACCCGACTCCAAAACCTTAACCCTGGGCTCTCCTGACTCTACTTGGGGTTGTGCATTTGCAATGCTGTGTGGGGATGTGCGTCCCGGGATTGTGGTGTTGCGTGTGTGTGGCGGTGGTGGTGTCTGTCAATCCTCCTGATTGGACACTTAGGCCCTGGGAGCTCAACCTGGATCCCTGGCTCCCCTCAGACACTTGCTCTGGGTGCTCACCCAGTCCAGAGAGAACAatccgcccctccccctcccccctccggGGCCCATCCTCAGGggtccccccaccctcctcccctagatgcccagagccctgggggaaagggggaaagaattcaggatgagggtggaggtggggggaggagggagagggaaggggatgggTTAAGAAGGAGTGTGTGATGTCAAGCAAAAAAGACAACATTAGACACAGATGCTGAGATGGCGTTTATCGCGGCAAAAAAAGGTGAAGTCGCcgagggagagggggtgggggaaggggtgtggtgggggccggggggggggccATGGAAGCTAATACATGGTGCACTAGGTCACACGACGgacactgggggtggggtggggaggtgggcatgGCCCAGGCATGgcaatggggggaggggagaggagagggcagtgggCCCCAGCCAGGAGCttctggaggtggtggtggggaggtgggcgGCGTCTCTGGTCGCAGAGGATGGAAGGAATCAGTTAGAGGGGGTTGAATGGAGGCACTGGAGGCATGGCCACATGGCAGATGGTCTGGGGCCAAGAAGTGGAATGTGGGAGAGGGGCAGCGGGCAGGGGGCCAGCCCTGGGCTTCAGGCTTTGAATCTAAGGACTGGGGGTACCCAAGGAGCCTTAGAGGTCCTCCAGTTCCCTCCATTTTCCAAGAGAGAGAACAAGCCCGGGAGAAGCTAGCTTGAGGTCCTAATAAGGATTTAGCAATCAGCTCTCCAAAGACAGTCCTACCCACCACCCCCATTCTTCTCCTACCCTATCTGTCCCAAACAGAGAAAGCGGAAAGAGATTCTAACTCCTCTGACTCCACCATTATCTCACTGAGGCTCCTGAGGGAACTTGGAGGAtgaacccatttcacagatgggaaaaactGAGTCATCCTTTCAGGCTACACCTTGTCacacctctcccacctccctgccagGGGATCTGTGCACCCCATCCCTTCAGGAGTAATACTGATATCTTGAAATCCTCAGCAttgggggcaggtgaggggacACATCTTGGGATTCTCCCAAATCAAGCTGGGATGTGGGCCATGCCTCCAGTGGCCTGAGATgccaacacaaagaaaaaaaaaaaatgactcccCACGTCCCCTGGCTCAAACCAGTACAAAAGTGACTATTTACAAtgaaggggtggggagtgggggggggcaCAGAAAGGAGTGGGGCCAGAGTGAGCTCTCCACTCGGAGGAGGCCACACCCCTGACCCTGCCTTGAAAGGGACAAAGCCAAACAGCATAGATATTTATAAAGGGTCTCTATCCCCAGGCCGGGGAGGACCCTCGGggtgagggatgggggtggggcatgggATGGGGTGCGGGTGGGGAGGCATGGGCGGTGGGAGGCGATGGAGGAAAGGTAGCTATTGCCCctcgcctcccccctcccccacgccGGACACACAGTTTTCCGTGGGATGAACACAGAAAGGGTTAATCAGAAAGAGTTCGATGAGCGAGTCTGACGGTCGAGTGGGGCGGGCTGGAGCAATGAAGCCGCAGGTCCCGGTGGCCGGTGGTGATGGAGTCACTTAGAAGATGAGAGGTTGGtggttttgggggtgggggaggagaggagaagcggggaggggagggggattaGGCAGTCCCACCCAATTATCTCTGGGAGACAAGAGCGTCCTGGACTGGCTGAGAAGGGTTTAAAAAGCAGCAGCCTTCACCACCCCAATCGCCATCGACGAGActttccccatctccctccctgccacccagcAATCCCCCACGCAACGGGCGGAGGGCACAGAGACCATACACACACCTGCATAGGAGCCACGGAAAGAAACCTCCTCCACTACGGCGTCCAGGCGGCTGACTGCAGTGGAGAGGGATCGCGATAGCCGGGCTGGGTGTCGCGACTCCACGAGAGCCGTAAAACCAGCGCCCCTGGCCCGCAGTGCCCCAACGTGGGCATCGCGATCCCGTTCTCCCCATCGTGACATCCAGTTCAGGCTTTCGCGACAGCCGGCCTTGGGGTTCCAGACGGCAGGGGGGCAGATGCGTGGCCAACAGCGAAGGCCTGCCTGGCTGTGGTGATAGGTGTGCACCCAATCAGCAGCCTGGAAGCCCCAAATGCCATCCTCATCGCCACTCTTATACTCAATACTTTTTCCACCTCTCAGTCTATCACAACGTCTGATCCTGGTCTTGACAGAGCAATACCCAACGCAGGGGAATCCTCTCACTTTCCAAACAGTAGGCCACcaatcagaaacaaaataaagagggtgggggatggaggaaTAGGCAGGAGAAACGGAACAAGGGGATGTTGAGTGATTTGCGGGTTAAGAAGGGGAGAAGGTATACCACTCAGAGAAGAGTGGTACCGTATTCTTCCAAGTATAGGTCCGCAACCATCTATTAAGTCGACTCTTAACCAAACTCCATTTGGGATACCCATACTTCCCACCTACAAGTCCAGGGCAGGCATTAGGGCAGATAAAGATGGCACGATCTTTGCCTTCTGATCCCTTAATAATTATTGCAGTGAAGCCTCCTTGCCCATGTAGAGATGGCTGGGACAGGGCGGAAGAAGGTGGCTGGGGCAGGTTGGCTCAGAGCCCCCTGGGACAGGGGATGAAGGAGGTGAATTTGGCACATTGAACCCCTTCTTCTCATAAGTGCTTTGAGGTCCTTCTCTCGAATCCAGTTGGCACTGTCCCTCAGGACAGCAGAGGAGGGGTTGAGCTtgtctccccctccccaattTCTACAGATTTGCCTGAAGGAGGCAAGTGGGGTTCTCCCCGGCTGGTGGAAATTGGGGGGAATCCAAAAGATTAGGGGTTAGCTGAAGGagagtttttttctcttttttttttttcttacaaagatTCTAAGAAAAACTCGGGGGCgggaggggtgaggaagggggaCGCAATTGAGCTAAGTGTCCACAGACGTTTTCAATGCCTCTTAGGGGCCTCTTCAAAGGAAGATGGTCCCATTTCCTCCCCTCTGTCTGAGGTTCCCTCCCCCCCAGAGCGGCTCAGTTCCAAGGAAGTTtggcacttttcttttttaattaatggggcaatggaagaagggagaggatTGAGAgttgaggaaagggaaaagacagaCATAGACGAAGATAGAGACAGGACAGGTAACAACGGAAGCCACAGGGAGAGAAAGTGAAAGTCACAGGGAGCCAAGAGAGAGGAGAATGctggtggcggggtgggggtgggtgggagttgGAGGGCAAATGGGAAAGAACAAGAAGACAATTCAATGCAGCaaacacttattaagcacctattggGTGCTGAAGAGTAGGGTGCAGGGAGGCCACTCAGAGTCTCTGAGATCTGACTGGCTAACAGGGAAgggggggggagaaaaagagGTGATGGATTTTTCAATGATCCCCATCCCTGACCCCACATCTGCGTCCCCTCTGGACAAACTGCAGCACAAAAGATTGAGGTCAGATTGCAGAAGGGACTTTCAAGGGATGGGGAAGACCATAGAGTGAATTTCATAAGGTAAAATGGGGAAAGGTGTGTGGCTCTCCACTCACCAACATAGTGAGTGAACTAGCTCACTGAGCTAGCAAACTACCTTTCAGATAGCCCTGGCTGGCGGGGTAGGGGGTCCCCGAAAAATGTGAATAGGGAGGGGGCTGTCACACAGATACACCAAGGGAACACTTTTCAGGAGGCCCAGCCTCCAGAGACGTGTCTGTGTGAGAAGAGTACTGGACCCCGCTGATTGGGACCCAGAAATAGGTCTACAGAAAGCATCTGACAAGCCGGAGGGCAGCTGAGGATGCAAATGATATGCAAATGAGCGCTTTCAAatcccacctccccactcccagacCTTACTTCACCTCTCCCTGGCTCCTTCCCCTCCTTATGGCGGCTCGGGGAGTTGTAGGTGGGGATAGTCCAGCTAGAGACTGCAATACCCACATGTGGGTGGAGATGTTGTGAAATACTGTAAGGTCCTTTGAGAGGTGGAGGGGAGCAGTGGCCCATAGGGCCACCTCCACCTCCGACCCCAAGAGCCCCCAACTGCAGAAGATATGTACAAAGTTACATCAAGAATTGTTTTGGCACTCAAATCTCCATCTGGGTTCGGTCTGGAGATTAGGGGTGAGGGCAGCAGCGATGGGAGGTGAGGGATGGGGAAATggggcctgccccccaccctggaGATGAAGAGGGCAGGGAAAAAGTCACCCTAGTGCCCAAGCTACAGCCTCCCACCAGGTGGAAGGGCTGGGGTGGGAAATTCAGTGCAAGGTACCTTGAAGGCTATTGCTCTCTAGGGATTTTCACATTTTGATTTGGGGGTGGCTCTCTCGCAAGGGGCAGGGGTCTCCCAGGCTTTAGGGGTGGGAATTGTTTCTGGCTTTTCTCCCCTCCTTTGCCGGGAGAGAGACGAGGAGGCTGGATTCCCCCAAAGCCATGGAGAAGAGAAGGGTCTGGAAGACCTAGGAGGGGGACAAttgggggagagggtgggcatggggtgcccctcccccagagaTGCTGATGATGGAACCAGGGCACTGGGAGGCCCTGCCTTGGGTTGGAGGAAGTGGAGGTGGTctccatgggggagggggagatggatGGGGGTAGAAGTGGGTCTCAGCTATCCTAAGTCCATGGGGTTGTCAGGCCCCGACATCTCAGCCTGCCAACAAGGCCTTAGAGCTGATCACAGCCGCAGTGCCCAGGGAGCCACTCTCAAACCAACTCTCAGGGCTGCCTGGCTTGGCAAACTCCATTAGAACATTCTAGATCCTCAGAGCCTGGTGAGAGCACCAAAACATTCCAATCCATCAGATACCACCAAAGTACTCCAGCTTGCTGGAAACCACAAGTCAACTAATGCATTAGACTACACGAAGCATTCCGGCTCAAGGGACCCTACCATGGCTCACTGAATACACCTGGGCCACCGTGGCCTGACAGAGCCACCATACATTTGGCCCACCAGACTTAATGAAACAAAGCCACGCAGACACAAGCATGCACACAAAAGGCAGGGGTGGGAATGAGGGTCTTTAACAGTTTTCACCAGctccatctcccaccccctccctgccaggTGAGTTCAGACTTGGTACATTTGCATGGAGATGACCCTGACAATAGTGGGTCTTCTTCCTTAGAGTCCTCCGGATTAGATCCAACTCCCACCCCTTATTCTCCTCCTAGGAAGACCGCCAGGCCAAGACCCACCAAAGAGGGGTGTGGGTAGAGAAGGAGGATCAGTGACTGGCCATGGCCTGATACAGGAAGTGCATGCCTCACCCTGGTGACATCATAGGAAGTAACCTGGAGACACCACAGGAAGTGCACGCCCCCATGATATCATGAAGTAACCTTCCAGGAAGGCTCATTGAGACATCATAGGAAGTACCTGTCTCTCCTATCATCACAGGAAGTGACCCCCAGGGAACTACTTCCTGTGACATCATAGGGAGTGCCAGAAGCACCCCAGAAAGTACTTGACTCAGTGACAGCACGACAGGGACCTTCATGCCCATTACTCAAGGAAAAACCATAGGAGATGCCATAGGAAATTGTTCCAGCCTTGTGCCAGAGCCTTGCCCACCGGACTGGCCCAATCCCAGAGCCGGCCTCATTCCCAGCAGCACCgcacccctccccccatacaACCTGacaacaaaaaagtgaaaagtccCACCTAGGAGGGGCAACTTCAGTGAGGGGAGAGTAGCTGAGAAAATCTGGGAACTCTGAGGTCCCTGCTCCAAATGTCCCACTTCAACTCAGACTCCTCTGCTACCTCTGCTCCCATCAGGTCCCTCAGATCCGGAGCTGAAAGCAGGAGAGGCGGGGTGTTGTTTTGGGGCAGCCCCTCTTTCTAGGTGACCCAgaggctccctcccctcctcccatatggaaacaaaaacttataaaggggcggggggggggggaatccttatcaaaggaggggaaaaaaaggagggaaagaaagagaaaataacgctttgttttctattaaaatcaacaaaatgCAATATATACAGATATCACACAGACCTGGGCCCTGGGAGAGGAGGGTCAGGCCCAGTCAAGcatagggaggaaggaagaaggggtcagttcagggctggggagggagcttCTGGGCCCCATCCCCAGCCATCACTCAATCCTGCCTATGACTACCAGAAAGGGAGGGTGCAGTCAGGCCTACCCCAGCCCCATCCCAAGAGGAGCAGGACTCTACCGAGCTGAGGTCAGgagttggggggcaggggagggggggggaggaggagggggagggggaggaaaaggagggacAGGGAGCCGGGTGGGAGCACACACCACAGGCCTCATCCCACTTTCTGGGGGTTTGAGGCCCTCACTCCCTGCTCGTAGGTGACCCGCTGGCTGATGAGGTATTGAGCGGCTTGCGTGGCCGCGGGGCTGCCGGTGATGGTGACCCGCCGGTTCCGCGTGCCTGGCAGGAACTCTCCCTTCTTGGAGATCTGGATGCGGGCGCCTGTCAGCTCCTGGTACTCCACCAACGTCTTGCCCCCCTTGCCCAGGATGGCTCCCACCAGGTTCTCAGGCACCGCAATCTCCACCAGCTCCTTGGCGCTCTCAGCCGCCAACTTCTCCGCCGTCAGGAAGCCCCCAGCCGCCCCCGCTGCGGCTGCAGCGGCCACAAGCGGGCCACCCCCtccgcccgccccgccgcccgccccggccccgAGGTAGCCGTTGGCGGCCGCGGCCAAGGCGAAGGACCCCAGGGCTCcaggtggcgggggtgggggtggagcagCTCCGCCCGCTGGCCCGGCCCCTGCTTCCCCGGCGTAGGATGCCAGGAGattggcggcggcggcggcggcagggtTGGCACCGGCGGCCACGGCGGCCAGGACCCCAGAGGCTGCGGCCGAGTTGAGGCCCAGGCCGAGGGAGTTGGTGTTGTAGCCGTAACTGGCCAGCGTGTTAAGCGCCGTGCTGATGGCCAGCAGGTCGGTGCCCGAGAAGGCAGGCAGGGCGGCAGGAAAGGCTCCCACGCCCGCCAACCCCGCCGGGCCCAGCAGGCCAGAGGCGGCAGCGGCCgaggcggcggcagcggcgggcaGCACATCCGCGGGGCTGGCGTATGGCGAGCCGGTGGGGTTGGAGTTGGCCACAGGGCCAGCCACGTTGGCGTAGCTGATATTCAGGCAGCTGCTGCTCTGGGGATCTTCCTGTACCTTCTGCACGATGGCGCTCACGGCCTTGTGCACCTGCTCCGGTTCGCCGCTGACCGTCACCACGCGCTCCTGCAGGTTGATGCCCTCCGGCTTCTGGGACAGCTGCACCCAAGCACCCGACTGTTCCATCACGGCTTTCACTGTCGCGCCCCCCTTGCCGATGATCAGGCCCGCCGTGCTGTTGGGGACGATCAGCTTGGCCTGCGTGGGGAGCCAGAGGGAGGGTCTTTAGGGGGGTAATCGGACACTGAAAGGCAACGTTAGTCTAAGACTGGCCATCTCAAGTCATTTCCCACCCCTGCTCTCAAATGTCCAAAATCAGGCCCAGCACGCCCCCTTGATATGCACCAGTATGATTCTACTGGttagaaatattgaaatatttccatattcattggttaaaaaaaaaaggagctagtACTCCATCTCTCCTTAGTAGCCTCTCAGCCACCCTGTTCCTGAGACCCCTGGGACCTCCCTTCCATCTGGGACCTCCC harbors:
- the NOVA2 gene encoding RNA-binding protein Nova-2, which translates into the protein MRMMAAGAVHGLFTASAAPQPPPPPPPPPPPQPQPPQQPSPPPQQPPPPPPQPPQQQQPPPQAPPMEPEAPDSRKRPLETPPEVVCTKRSNTGEEGEYFLKVLIPSYAAGSIIGKGGQTIVQLQKETGATIKLSKSKDFYPGTTERVCLVQGTAEALNAVHSFIAEKVREIPQAMTKPEVVNILQPQTTMNPDRAKQAKLIVPNSTAGLIIGKGGATVKAVMEQSGAWVQLSQKPEGINLQERVVTVSGEPEQVHKAVSAIVQKVQEDPQSSSCLNISYANVAGPVANSNPTGSPYASPADVLPAAAAASAAAASGLLGPAGLAGVGAFPAALPAFSGTDLLAISTALNTLASYGYNTNSLGLGLNSAAASGVLAAVAAGANPAAAAAANLLASYAGEAGAGPAGGAAPPPPPPPGALGSFALAAAANGYLGAGAGGGAGGGGGPLVAAAAAAGAAGGFLTAEKLAAESAKELVEIAVPENLVGAILGKGGKTLVEYQELTGARIQISKKGEFLPGTRNRRVTITGSPAATQAAQYLISQRVTYEQGVRASNPQKVG